The Thermobifida halotolerans sequence GACGTCGACGCCGAGGTGCTGTGCGACGCCGACCTGGCGATCCTGGCCGCCGACGCGGAGGACTACGCCGCCTACGCCCGGGCGGTGCGCCAGGAGTACGCGCACGTGGCCGACGCGGACTTCGCCCGGGGCCGCACCGCGGTGCTGCGGGAGCTGCTGGCCGCGCCCCGCCTGTACCGGACCCGGGAGGGCCACGAGTGGTGGGAGGAGCGGGCCCGCGCCAACCTGGAGGCCGAGATCGCCCGGCTAGCCGAGGACGCGTCCGGGTTTGCGCCGTCGCAGTCCTGAGGCGTGCAGGCGGGCCACGATCGTGCGGCTCGACACGGCCAGCGCGCCCAGCGCCAGCGCCCTGCCGTAGAGGGTCTCGGGCACGTCGTAGTGGTCCCGGTCGAAGGCGCGCACGGGCAGCCCGAGTTCGCGGGCGAACGCGTGCAGCTCCGCGTAGGAGGAGTCGCTGACCAGGTGGGACCAGAGCAGGCCGCGCGGTCCCGGCCACGCGGGCGGGTCGATGAGGACGCTCACCGCACCGAGGCTACCGGTCGGTCGGCGGGCGGGTGACCGCGCGCCAGGCGACGGGGGAGGACAGCACCATCGTCGAGGAGGGGCGGCCGTGTTCGGAGAGGTCGTCGATGAGCCGTTCGAAGTGCTCCATGGACGGCACGCCGACGAGCAGCACGCAGCAGGCGTCGCCGGTCACCCGGTGCAGTTGCAGGATCTCCGGGCGCGCGACGGCCGCCTCGTCGCGCAGCAGGCACAGCGGACCGTAGCAGCCCATCTGGACCAGGGCGACCACCGGAAGACCCACGGCGGCGGGGTCGACGTGGGCGTGGTAGCCGGTGATCACCCCGCGCTCCTCCATGCGGCGCACCCGTTCGGCGACGGCCGGGGGCGACAGCGCCACCCGGCGGGAGAGTTCGTTGTAGGAGAGTCGGCCGTCCTCCTGTAGCTCGGTGAGGATTCGCCAGTCCACCGCATCCAGCATGGTTGTCGATCATAAGGCAGAACGGAAAAACGCCTTCGGTTCCCAAAGGAAACGGCGGCCGGTGGCTTCTGTTGCTTCTTCTCAGCGGGGCGCCCGCGGCGGCATTCTGGTCCCTGTCCGAATCCGTGCAGGTCACCCCCGATACGAAGCGAGGTGAGCGACTGTGTCCCCGTCAGCGGCCCTCTCCCGACGGGAGCGCGCCGAACACAACGGCGACCGCCCGACCCTGTCCTTCGACGGGGCCACCCCCTACGTCCGCTACGGCGCCATCGACACCCTGCTGTCGTTGCAGCGGCCCAACACCGACGAGCCCGCCGAGACCTCCTTCATCATCACCACGCAGGTGATGGAACTGCTGTTCACGCTCGTCCGGCACGAGTGGGAGCAGGCCCGCGACGCCGTGGACGCCGACGACGTGCCCGCCGCGCTGGCCGCGCTGCGCCGCGCCCACGGAGCCCAGGACGTGCTGGTGGAGTCGTGGGACCTGCTCGCCACGATGACGCCCACCCGGTTCAACCGGTTCCGCGACCAGTTGGGCGAGGCGTCGGGATTCCAGTCCTACACCTACCGCCACCTGGAGTTCCTGCTCGGCAACAAGTCCGCGGCCATGATCGGCCCGCACCGCGCCGACCCCCGGGCGCGCGCGGAGCTGGAGCGCGCGCTGGCCGAGCCGAGCCTCTATGACGCGGTGCTGCGGCTGCTGCACCGGCGCGGACTCCCGGTGCCCGCCGAACGGGTCGAGCGCGACTGGACCGAGGCGGTCGAGGCGCACCCGGACGTGGTGCGCGTCTGGGCGGTGGTCTACGCCGACGACCGGCCCGGAAACGAGCTGCTCGACCTGGCCGAGGCGCTGCTCGACACCGCCGAGCGGGTGACCCGGTGGCGGCACCGCCACCTGATGGCGGTCAAGCGCGCCATGGGGGCCAAGCCGGGGACCGGGGGATCGGCCGGGCTGCGATGGTTGAGCAGGAACGCCCAGCAGGACGTCTTCCCCGAACTCTGGCAGTTGCGCACCCAGATCTGACTCCGTGATCCGGAGCCGACGCACACCGCACCGAGCAAGGAGCCGACGACTTTGACCACCCCCATCACCCGCGACGACTGCGCCGCGCGGGACGCCGCCGACCCGCTGGCCCCCTTCCGCGACGAGTTCGTCCTGCCCGACGGCATCGTCTACCTCGACGGCAACTCCCTGGGCGCGCTGCCCCGGGCGACCCCCGCACGGGTCGCCGAGCTGGTCGAGCGCGAGTGGGGCCAACGACTCATCGCCAGTTGGAACGACGCCGGCTGGTGGGACAAGCCGCGCACCCTCGGCGCGATGCTCGCGCCGCTGGTCGGCGCCGCGGCCGACGAGGTCGTCGTCGGCGACGGCACCTCGGCGAACCTGTTCAAGACGCTGGTGGCGGCGCTGCGGCTGAACCCCGACCGCCGGGTGGTGGTGGGCGAGGCCGGGAACTTCCCCACCGACCTGTACGTCACCCAGGGGGTCGTGGAGCTTTTCGACGGGGCGAGCGTCCGACCGGCCGACGTGGACGGCGGCGGACTGGCCGCCGCGCTGGAACCCGGCGACGTCGCCGTGGTGCTGCTCAGCCACGTGGACTACCGCACCGGCGCGCTGCGCGACATGGCCGCGGTGACCGAACTCGCGCACGCCCACGGCGCGCTCGTCGTGTGGGATCTGTGCCACAGCGTGGGGGCGCTGCCCGTCGCGCTGTCACAGGCGGGCGCGGACTTCGCCGTGGGCTGCACCTACAAGTACCTCAACGCCGGTCCCGGCGCGCCCGCCTTCACCTACGTCGCCCGCCGCCACCACGACCGCGCCCGCCAGCCCCTCAGCGGCTGGCACGGGCACGCCCGGCCGTTCGACTTCGCCGACGACTACGAGCCCGCGCAGGGGGCGAGCCGGTTCCTCAGCGGATCGCAGCCGCTGGTCGCCGCGGCCGCGCTGGAGGCGAGCCTGGACCTGTGGGCGCGCGTCGACATGGAGCGGGTGCGCGCCAAGAGCCTGGCGCTGACCGACCTGTTCCTGGAGTTGACCGCTCCGGCCGGGCTGGAGTGCGCCACCCCGCTGGAGCACGCCCGCCGCGGCAGCCAGGTCTCGCTGCGCCACCCCGACGGCTACCCGATGGTGCAGGCCCTCATCGCCCGCGGAGTCGTCGGGGACTTCCGGGCTCCCGACATCCTGCGGTTCGGCTTCGCCCCGCTGTACCTGCGTTACGTGGACGTCCACGACGCGGCCACCGCACTGGTCGAGGTCGTGGAGTCGGGGGAGTGGCGCGACCCCCGCCACGCCCGGCGCGCGCAGGTCACCTGAGCGGGGTCACCGGGCCCGGCTCCGGGCCCGGTGGGCGGCGACGTTGACCCGGTTGGCGCAGGTCACCGAGCAGAACCTGCGGCGGCCGTTGCGAGAGGTGTCCACGAACACGAGTGCGCATCCCGCGCGTGCGCACCGGCCCAGTCGGTGACCGCCCGCGCCGCACAGGGCGACGGCCAGCCCGCCCGCGGTGGTGGCCCTGACCCGGTCCACCGTGTCCAGCGTCTGCATGACGTAGTGCAGATGGGCGGGGACGCGGCCGTGGTGCGTGGAGACCTGCACGCCGTTCGTGGAGTCGGTGAGCAGCGTGTTGACGATCGCGATCTGGCGCTCCGGGTCCTCCTCCCCGAAGACCGGCCGCAGCCGCTCGATCCACGGGGAGAACCGGGCCGCCTGCTCGTCGTCGATGACCGGGTCGGTGATGCCGTACTCGGTGAGGACCGCGCTCAGGGTCGGGGCGCGGTGGTCCGGCGCGTTGAGCAGCGCGGCGGCAAGGAGGGCTCCCGTCCCTCCGTAAGTGTTGAACTGCATAGGGCCATTACATCAGGCTGGGGCCATGAACACCGGAGCCTGTGCGGCCTGCGGCCGCGAAGCAGCCGACGCGGAGGTCGAGTCCTCCCACTACACCTCCGAGGGGATCGTCCGCTACCGCCGCTGCCCGTGCGGGCGCCGCTGGGTGGACGTGACCCGCTTCGACGCCGTCGTCGGTGTCGGAGGCCGACTCTGGAGCGGGCTCAACTAGGACCCGCCCGGCGGGGCGGCCCGGATCTCCCGGGGGTGGTCACCCGAACGTCACCCTCGGTGATTTTACCCTTTTTGTTGCCTTTTGGGGTGGTCTGTCGGTTAGAGTCCTCGTGATCGGTTCGTGATGCGAGTCTGACCCGACCGGGTAAACCGATCACCCCCCTCGCGCGTCTGCGGATGTTCGCGGGGTGGAGTCTGTCACGCGGTGCGGAACGCACCCAGCGTCCCGCTGACCCCCCTAGATCCGCTGTCTGTGACGGTGGCCGCGCAGCGTGCGCCCGACCCCTCCGGTCGCGGCGCCTCTTCCGCGCTCCCCGCGAGCGCCGGGGGCACCAGCCGGAGCCCCCGCCCTTCCCTGCCGCCGACCCCTTACCTCTCTCATGACGCCTTCCACGCCAACCGACGACGTGCTGCTGCACGGCGAGGTCAAAGCCTCCTACTTCTGGGACGACGGTTCCGGAATCAACGGCGACACCGGAGCGCCCGCCTCCGGCGAACCCATGCAGAAGGGCCTGTTCGCGGCGCCCAGTTGGCCGCTGGGAACCAAAGGCTACGTGGTCTACGAGGGAAAGACCGCCGAGTTCTTCATCGGCGACCGCGGACCGGGAGACCCCTCGCAGGGCTGCGACGTGATGCTCGACATCGACGGCAGGACCTTCGCCGAACTGACCGGGGAGTCCTGGAACGACACCACCTACACGGTCACCGGCGGAGCCGGGCACATCGACGTCGAGTACTACATCACCGAGTGGGGGGACGGCAACGGGACCCCGGGCACCCCCCACCCCTTCCAGAACCCCTCCGAGCCCTGCGACAGCGCGGTCTCCCCCGTCCCCGAGCGGGAGGAGGACACCGGATCCGGGGCCGCGGCGGCGGAGGGCGGCGAGGAGCCGCACCAGGAGGAGTCCGCCCCCGAGCAGGAGGACGCGGCCGGGGACGCCCCCGCCGAGGACGCCGGAGCCGGACAGGAGTCCGCCCCCGAGCAGGAGGACGCGGAGTCCGGCGCGCAGCAGCCCCCCGCCGACGGCGGGGCCGCCGACACGCCGCAGGACACCGCGGAGCAGACCACCGCGACCACCGCGGCCGACCAGCCCGCCCTCGACCTCGTCTCCAACGAGGTCCCGACACTCTCGGCCGGTCTCACCCTCGCCGTCGTCGTCGCCGCCGGAGCCGTCGTGGCCAGGCGGGTCGCCCTCCTCGCCCGCCCCACCGGCCGCCACCACCGGACCTCCTAGCCGCGCCCGCAGCGCCGCACCGGGGCGGGGAGACCGCGCCGACGGAGTAAACAATCTTTGACATCGGGTCAATGATTTTTTACATTGGTCGTGGGTCAACTCCGTCTCACCCGGGAGCGAGCATGGCGTTGGAAGAGAAGCGCGCGTGGATCATGGTCGTGGTCTCGGTCTGCGCGTGCGCGGCCTACCTCACCGTCGTCCTCCTGCGGGCGGCCCACACCCCGCTCGCCGAGGTGCCCTACGCGGCGGCGCTG is a genomic window containing:
- the kynU gene encoding kynureninase; the encoded protein is MTTPITRDDCAARDAADPLAPFRDEFVLPDGIVYLDGNSLGALPRATPARVAELVEREWGQRLIASWNDAGWWDKPRTLGAMLAPLVGAAADEVVVGDGTSANLFKTLVAALRLNPDRRVVVGEAGNFPTDLYVTQGVVELFDGASVRPADVDGGGLAAALEPGDVAVVLLSHVDYRTGALRDMAAVTELAHAHGALVVWDLCHSVGALPVALSQAGADFAVGCTYKYLNAGPGAPAFTYVARRHHDRARQPLSGWHGHARPFDFADDYEPAQGASRFLSGSQPLVAAAALEASLDLWARVDMERVRAKSLALTDLFLELTAPAGLECATPLEHARRGSQVSLRHPDGYPMVQALIARGVVGDFRAPDILRFGFAPLYLRYVDVHDAATALVEVVESGEWRDPRHARRAQVT
- a CDS encoding DUF4031 domain-containing protein, yielding MSVLIDPPAWPGPRGLLWSHLVSDSSYAELHAFARELGLPVRAFDRDHYDVPETLYGRALALGALAVSSRTIVARLHASGLRRRKPGRVLG
- a CDS encoding CGNR zinc finger domain-containing protein; protein product: MQFNTYGGTGALLAAALLNAPDHRAPTLSAVLTEYGITDPVIDDEQAARFSPWIERLRPVFGEEDPERQIAIVNTLLTDSTNGVQVSTHHGRVPAHLHYVMQTLDTVDRVRATTAGGLAVALCGAGGHRLGRCARAGCALVFVDTSRNGRRRFCSVTCANRVNVAAHRARSRAR
- a CDS encoding tryptophan 2,3-dioxygenase produces the protein MSPSAALSRRERAEHNGDRPTLSFDGATPYVRYGAIDTLLSLQRPNTDEPAETSFIITTQVMELLFTLVRHEWEQARDAVDADDVPAALAALRRAHGAQDVLVESWDLLATMTPTRFNRFRDQLGEASGFQSYTYRHLEFLLGNKSAAMIGPHRADPRARAELERALAEPSLYDAVLRLLHRRGLPVPAERVERDWTEAVEAHPDVVRVWAVVYADDRPGNELLDLAEALLDTAERVTRWRHRHLMAVKRAMGAKPGTGGSAGLRWLSRNAQQDVFPELWQLRTQI
- a CDS encoding Lrp/AsnC family transcriptional regulator, which produces MLDAVDWRILTELQEDGRLSYNELSRRVALSPPAVAERVRRMEERGVITGYHAHVDPAAVGLPVVALVQMGCYGPLCLLRDEAAVARPEILQLHRVTGDACCVLLVGVPSMEHFERLIDDLSEHGRPSSTMVLSSPVAWRAVTRPPTDR